In Anaerolineae bacterium, the sequence CTCAAACTGGCCCGGGTTAACGTGTTGCTGTACTGGCAAATGGCCGGTTACGATTACCAACTCAACGACGGCCTCAAGCCTTATCCCATTTTTGACCTTTTACGTCAATTCAAAGAACAGATCCCTGAAGGATCGCAGGTGGTCGAAACTTCGCCCAACTTGGATCATGTTTACGCCTTGGCGGTCAAAGCCCCCTCCCATTTTATAATTCACCTGATCAACGATTACGATAAACCACAAACCATCACTCTTGTTGGCCTCCCTGACGGTGCTTATACTCACATTCAATCGGATGCCACCGCAACGCTGCGTTTTATCGAAACCTACCCGGTGGCTAAAAATCCGGTGCAGTTGACTCTGGCGGCGCAAAGCGTGAATGTGCTCACCACGAGGGCGCGTTAACTTGGTGAAGGAGCATTTTTTGCATGACTGTTTCCAGGGACCTCGTCATTGGTTTAGACAGCAGCACCACCTCTTGCAAAGCCATTGTTTGGGATACTGCCGGCAAAGTGATAGCCCAGGGGCGTGGCCCCATTCCTTTGGAACATCCCCGCCCTCTGTGGCATGAACAATCCGCCGAAACCTGGTGGACGGCTTGCCTGGAGGCCCTGCAACAGGTCACGTCTAAAATTGACCAAAAGCGGTTGGCCGGGCTGTGCATTTCACCCCAGCGCGAAACCTTTGTGCCGGTTGACGCCCAGGGCCGGCCCCTGCGCCAAGCCATTATCTGGATGGATGAGCGCAGTGGCCCCTTGCTGCCGGAAATCGGCCGGCAGTTGGGGTTGGAAAATTATCATCAGCAGACGGGTAAGCCCCTTACCGGAAATCTTTCCTTGCCCAAAATCGTCTGGCTCAAACAAAACGAGCCGGATGTGTTCCAACGCACCGCCAAATTTTTGGACGTGGCCGGATTTTTGCACCATCGGTTGACCGGCCTTTACCGCACCGGCTGGGGCTGCGCCGACCCGATGGGTTTGTTTGATATGCCGCAGCACCGCTGGTCAAACGAAATTATGGCTTATTTGGGTATCACGGCCAACCATTTGCCGGAGGCTTTCCCACCAGGAACTATCCTGGGCCAGGTCACGCCGGAAGCCGCCGGATTGACCGGCCTGCCGGCCGGCCTGCCCGTGGTTGCCGGCGTAGGCGATGGTCAGGCTGCGGGCCTGGGGGCCAATGTTACCGGCGCGGGCCAGGCTTACCTGATTTTGGGGACGTCGGTGATTTCGGGCGCTTATGCCGAAATATATCAAATTGATATGACCCACCGGATCATGTACGGGGGGATGCCCGACTCTTACATGCTGGAAACGGCTCTTTTGGGAGGAGCTTACACCATCTCCTGGTTTGTGGAAAAGATTGTGGGGCGAGACCGGTTTTCCGGCGCGGACGTTCCGGCTGAAGTTATGTTTGAGCAAGCCGCCCAAACAATTGCCCCGGGTGCAGACGGCTTGCTGCTGGTCCCCTACTGGAACAGCGTAATGAATCCCTATTGGGATGCGCTGGCCAGCGGCATTGTAGTTGGTTGGCGCGGTTTCCATACCCTGGCCCATCTCTACCGGGCCATTTTGGAGGGCATTGGCTTTGAGTTACGGTTGCACTGGCAGGGGATGCAACAGGCCCTGACCACAGACATGGCAAAAATAATTGTGATGGGCGGCGGCAGCAACAGCCCTTTATGGTGTCAAATTATCGCCGACATCACCGGCAAATCTCTTTATCTGGCCCAAACGCCTGATGCTTCGTCGCTGGGGGCCGCTATTCAGGCCGCCTGGGGAGTAGGGCTGTTTGACGACATCCCCTCGGCGGCCAGGGCGATGACGGCTGTCAACCCCACGCCCATTGTCCCGGTGCCGGCCCGTTTTGATTTTTATACCCAATTGTACCAAGATGTCTATCGCCCTCTCTTCCCCGCCCTACAGCCATATTTGCAAAGATTGACCCGGTTGAGCGAGTCGCCTAAATGATAAGGTTGTTACTGGTTATTATTCGCCGGTCAGTCTCAACGATTTTGTAACGCCGGCAATGGACGAACGACCAACGACCAACGACCAACTTGATCTTTCGTCCTTCGTCGTTCGTCCTTTGTCATTAGTGCTCAGAAATGCAAAATATAGCCTGGCCTGAGAATTAACTGCTACTTGTATTATTCAGCCAAAAAAGGTAAGATTCATTAGCGTTTAGGGAGGTCTGTAAAAATGAAGCAAGAGTTAGTTAAAGATTGGATGACTCGTGAGGTTGTTGCCGTAGCCCCGGATATGAAAATGACCGAGGCGCATCGTCTGATGGCCGACAGTAAGATTCGACGTTTGCCGGTAGTAAAAAATGATCATCTGGTGGGCATTGTGGCCCGAAGTGATATTCGGGGGGCCGAACCTTCAGAAGCCTCATCCCTGAATATCTGGGAAATGAATTACCTCATTTCCAAATTAAAGGTAAAAGACGTAATGACCCACCAGCCAATTACTATCGCCGTGGATGCAACCATCGCCGAGGCCGCTCAATTGATGTTGGAGAAAAAGATTAGCGCCCTGCCGGTGATAGAGGGCCACAAGGTGGTTGGCATCATCACCGAATCCGACATTTTCCGAATGGTTGTGCAGGCCTGGGATAAAATTGAACCATAGACTTTTACTCCAACACAGGCACTTTTATTGAATTACATGCCAAAACTTGATTCCACCATCCAACTACGGTCACCGGATTTAAATAAAAATAACTTAACTCAGTTCCCCGATACGATGGCCCGCCGGCGGTTGCAGGTCAGCGGCGTGGTGCAGGGCGTGGGGTTTCGGCCCTTTTTGCATAACCTGGCTCAACAGTTAGACGTGAGCGGCTGGGTGCGCAATACCTCCATCGGCGTAGAAATGGAGGTGCAGGGGCCGGCCGCAAAGCTGGACCGTTTTGTAAGCCGTTTGCAGCAAGATGCCCCGCCCCTGGCCCGGATTTTGGAATTAGAAACAACCCCCCTGCCCGTCATCATTGAACAACGTCCCGGTTTAGAGATTCGTCCCAGCCAAAGCCGGAGCGGCCGCACCCTGGTTTCGCCAGATGTGGCTACCTGCAATGAATGTCGCCGTGAACTGTTTGACCCGGCGGACCGGCGTTACCGCTATGCCTTTACCAACTGCACTCACTGCGGCCCGCGTTTCACCATTATCACCAACCTGCCCTACGACCGGCCCTTTACCACGATGGCCGCTTTTCCTCTTTGTCCCAATTGCGCCCGCGAGTACCAAAACCCGGCCGACCGTCGCTTCCACGCCCAACCCGTTGCCTGTCCGGAATGCGGGCCGGTGGTGTGGTATACCCAGGTTAACCAAACGCCCGCCTTGACCGTGGATACTCCCCTCGGTGATGCAGCCGTGAAGGCCGCCGTCTCTTGTATGGAAAATAATGGCGTGGTCGCCCTGAAGGGATTGGGCGGTTTTCACCTGACCTGTCGCGCCGATAATAGTTTAGCCGTTGGCCGATTGCGGACAAACAAGCACCGGCCTGCCAAACCCCTGGCCGTGATGATGCGTAGCCTGGCTGAAGTGACCGATTATTGCCACGCCGGCCCGGCGGAGCAGGCTCTACTGGCGGCCCCGGAAGCGCCGATTGTGCTGCTTCGCAAACGGACGGACTCCGCCGCCAAACAACTAGCCCCGGAAATTGCGCCTCAGAACGGCTACATTGGCGTGATGCTGCCCTATACGCCGCTGCATCACTTGCTGCTGCAAGCCGCCGCTGCGCCGCTGGTGATGACCAGCGGCAACCGCCAGGGCGAACCCCTTTGTATCGATAACGTTGAGGCCAACGAGGGCCTTAGTTCCTATTGTGATGGCTTTCTTTTTCACAACCGGCCTATTGCCCGTCGTTGCGACGATAGCGTGATGTTTATCGCCTCTCTTAATCACCAAACGCTCATTCAGCCTCTTCGCCGCAGCCGGGGTTTGGCTCCGTTGCCCGTTTTGTTACCCAAAGCTGTTATTTTGGAGGTACCTTTGTTGGCAGCGGGGGCTGATTTGAAGAATGTGCCCGCCCTTGCTGTTGAGCGCCAGGTCTTTTTGACCCAACACATCGGCGATTTGGAAAGCCTCAAAGCGCGGGAGGAATATGTCCGGGCCATTGCCGACTTTGAACAGTTTTTCCACATTCAACCGCAGGCCATAGTATGCGACCTGCACCCGGATTACGCCAGCAGTCGTTACGCCCGCCGGCGCGCCAAAGATGAAGGATTACCCTTGCTGGAAGTGCAGCATCACCACGCTCACCTGGCCGCCTGTTTGGCCGAAAATGATTGCGCCGGCCCGGCCATCGGCCTCTGCTTTGACGGCACCGGCTACGGCCTTGACGGCCACATTTGGGGCAGCGAGGTGTTGCTGGCCGATCTGCGCAACTTTCGGCGTTTTTATCATCTGGAATACCTGCCTCTGCCCGGCGGCGATGCCGCCACCCGGCGGCCCTACCGCATTGCCTGGGCCTACTTGCGGACCTTATTGCCTGACCTGGACGTGTCCTTGTTTTTCCCTGCTGTGCCGGAGTGGGAGTGGTCTACCCTGGAAGCAATGTTGGCGCAGGGCTTGCACACGCCCTTCACCAGTAGCATGGGCCGTCTGTTTGACGCGGTCAGCGCCCTGTTGGGATTGTGTTGGGAAGCTACCCATGAAGCCCAGGCCGCGATTGCCTTGGAAGAGGCCGCGCTCAACAGTGATTTTACCGGCCCGGCTTATACCTTTACCCTGGCCGACGGTCAGATCCGTTTGGGATCACTTTTTGCTCAAATTATTGAAGACCGGCAAAACGGCGTGCTTGTGCCCAACATTGCCCGGCGATTTCACCAAACCATAGCCGAACTGGCCGTGACTGCGGCTAAAGCTGTTCGCGACTATACTGAGGCTGAAAAAAGGCTAGTGAACCAGGTTGCGCTTTCCGGCGGAGTCTGGCAGAATCGGCTTCTCCTGGAAATGGCCGTGCCCCTGCTCCAGCAGGCCGATTTTGAGGTATTATTGCACCACACTGTTCCCGCTAATGATGGCGGCTTGGCTTATGGCCAGGCCGCCGTGTCAGCGGCGCGGTTGAGGGATGAATCGTAAGTTCTCCTACCTATGTACCCAGGAGATAGGATGAAAAGAGCAAAACTATCAGTGGTGGCGCACGTTTTTTTGGTACGTTCTGATACTTTTCTTTTGGCCAGACGTTCCAACACCGGATTTGAAGACGGGAATTATGGTCCGGTGGGGGGCCATCTGGAAGGGGGCGAGTCCATCAGGCAAGCCGCTATCCGTGAATGTCGGGAGGAAATAGGGGTGGAGATCGAGCTTGCTTCTTTAAAGGTCATTGGCGTCACTCACTACCATTCCCTTACTGGCGAAGGCATTGACTTTTTCTTAAGCGCAAGCCACTGGACAGGGGAGCCATATCCGCGCAGCGAATGTGACGATTTGATTTGGGGCCGGTTTACCAAACTTCCCAATAACACGATTCCTTTTGTACGCCGGGCAATAGAGCATCATCTGCAAGCAGGTTTATGGTTTGATGAAATTGGTTGGGACAGATGGTAGGTGGACAACTTATTCAGGTCAGTAAGAGAGCCACGACTTCAGCCGGATTTATGGTATAATATCCGGCAATTATATAAATAATGACCGACCGGATGATAGGTTAAGGAGCATCCAGGGCCTGAACTAATTTTATACCCTGATATGGAGTAAACTATGTGCTTAGGAATTCCCGGGCAAATCACCAAAATCTGGACCGATGCCGCCAGCGACCTACCCATGGCCCGTGTAGACTTTGGCGGCGTGGGCAAAGAGGTCTGCCTTTCGTTGGAGCCGGACGCTCAGGTGGGCGATTACGTGCTGGTTCACGTTGGTTTTGCCATCAGTCGCATTGACGAAGAAGAAGCCCAACAAACCCTGGCCCTGCTGGCCCAAATGGGCGAACTGGCTGAGGAACTGGGGGAGACAACATAGGTTAAATAGTGTTGGGATGGCCCTTGGTATTTGGGACCCGGATAGAAACATGTATTTCGTATATACTTGCCACGGGCATAAAGTAACAATTCTACCAGAGTAAAAAATGTTCTTTTATGCCCGTGCTGAGTATAGTTTTTAAGCAATACGAAATACGCACTATGAGTTAAGTAGAATTTTCAAGAGGATCATTATTGATGAAGTATCTTGATGAATATCGCGACGCGCCGGTGGTGCGGAACGTGTTGGCCGAAATCAAGCGGACGGTCACCCGACCCTGGACGTTGATGGAAGTGTGCGGGGGGCAGACGCACAGCATTATCCGCCACGGCCTGGATCAATTGCTGCCGGAACAGATTGAATTGGTTCACGGGCCGGGCTGCCCGGTGTGCGTTACCCCATTGGAACTCATTGACAAAGCTCTGGTTCTGGCCGCCCGCCCAGACGTTATCTTTACCAGCTACGGCGACATGCTGCGCGTGCCGGGCACCTTTGTTTACGCCAAAACCGGCACCCAGGCCAACGACCTTTTCAGCGTCAAAAGCCAGGGCGGCGATGTGCGCATTGTTTATTCCCCCCTGGATGCCTTAAAAATTGCCCGCGAAAACCCCTACAAAACCGTGGTCTTTTTTGCTGTTGGTTTTGAAACTACTGCCCCGGCCAACGGCATGGCCGTGCAGCAGGCCGCCCGCGAGGGCCTGGACAACTTTTGCGTGCTGGTCAGCCACGTTACGGTGCCTCCGGCCATCACCGCAATTATGGAAGCGCCGGAAACGCGGGTCAACGGCTTCCTGGCCGCCGGACACGTCTGCACTATCATGGGCGTGGGCGAATACCGGCCCCTGGCGGAAAAATATCGCATCCCTATTGTGGTCACCGGGTTTGAGCCATTAGACCTGGCCTATGGCATTTTGAACGTGGTCAAACAACTGGAAGCGGGCGCTTATGAGGTTGAAAATGCCTACGCCCGCACTGCCCCCAATCAGGGGAACCTGGCCGCTCAAAAAGTGATCAATGAGGTGTTTGAAGCTTGCGACCGGGCCTGGCGGGGCATCGGCGTGATTCCGCAAAGCGGTTATCGCCTGCGGGAAAAATACGTTAAATTTGACGCCGAGCGTCGCTTCCCCGATGTAGGCGCAATGCAATCCATTGAATCAGACATTTGCCGCAGCGGGGAAGTTTTGCAGGGGCTTTTAAAACCCGATCAATGCCCGGCTTTTGGCAAACAATGCACCCCCTTGACTCCTCTGGGGGCCACCATGGTTTCAAGTGAAGGCGCGTGTGCGGCTTATTACAAATACGGACGTATCCAAGATTAAAGACAATGACTACCATTAACCTCACCAATTTTGTCTGTCCCCTTCCTTTGCGGCGTTATCCCCAAATTGTTATGGGCCACGGCAGCGGCGGGCAAATGATGAACGAACTCATCGAACATCTTTTTGCTCCCGTTTTTGCCGGCGCCGGCCAGCCGGTCCCTCTGAGTGATGCCGCCGTTTTGGAGTTGCCGGATATTTTGGCCAACGGCAGCCGCCTGGCCTTTAGCGCCGATAGTTTTGTGGTCAGCCCGGCCATCTTTCCCGGCGGCGATATTGGCAGCCTGGCCGTGCACGGCACAGTCAACGACCTGGCGATGATGGGGGCGCAGCCGCTTTATCTCTCCGCCAGTTTTATCCTGGAAGAAGGCTTGTCCCTTGAAACGTTAGGCCAGATTGTGCAATCAATGGCCGCGGCGGCTCAAATTGCCGGGGTGCGGATTGTCACGGGAGATACCAAAGTGGTTGAGCGGGGTCATGGCGATGGACTGTACATCAACACCAACGGCGTGGGTATTTTGCCGCCGGGCATCAATCCTACTCCCGGCCGGGTCACACCCGGCGATGTGCTGCTGGTCAACGGCCCCCTGGGAGATCACGGGATTGCCATTATGAGTTTGCGGGCGGGCCTGCAATTTGAAACACAAATTGTTAGCGACTCTGCGCCGTTGAATGGGCTGGCGGCCGAGATGTTAAAGGCTTGTCCTGACCTCCACGCCATGCGGGATTTGACCCGGGGCGGCTTGGCTGCTGCGGCCAATGAACTGGCGCGGGACGCGAACGTTGGCCTGGAGATTGAAGAGACGGCTGTGCCGGTTCAACTTGCCGTGGCCGGCGCTTGCGAAATGTTGGGCCTTGATCCTTTACACGTGGCTAATGAAGGCAAGTTGCTGGCCATTGTTCCGGCCGGCTCCGCCGAAGTGGTATTGGCGGCCATGCATAACCATCCTTTGGGACAACAGGCTGCTCTCATTGGGCGTGTTACTGAAACGCATCCCGGGGTGGTGGTGGGCCGCACGGCCATCGGTGGGCAGCGGGTGATTGATCTGCCTGCCGGCGAGTTGTTGCCCCGGATTTGTTGATTTCCCCCAACAACAG encodes:
- a CDS encoding xylulose kinase; this encodes MTVSRDLVIGLDSSTTSCKAIVWDTAGKVIAQGRGPIPLEHPRPLWHEQSAETWWTACLEALQQVTSKIDQKRLAGLCISPQRETFVPVDAQGRPLRQAIIWMDERSGPLLPEIGRQLGLENYHQQTGKPLTGNLSLPKIVWLKQNEPDVFQRTAKFLDVAGFLHHRLTGLYRTGWGCADPMGLFDMPQHRWSNEIMAYLGITANHLPEAFPPGTILGQVTPEAAGLTGLPAGLPVVAGVGDGQAAGLGANVTGAGQAYLILGTSVISGAYAEIYQIDMTHRIMYGGMPDSYMLETALLGGAYTISWFVEKIVGRDRFSGADVPAEVMFEQAAQTIAPGADGLLLVPYWNSVMNPYWDALASGIVVGWRGFHTLAHLYRAILEGIGFELRLHWQGMQQALTTDMAKIIVMGGGSNSPLWCQIIADITGKSLYLAQTPDASSLGAAIQAAWGVGLFDDIPSAARAMTAVNPTPIVPVPARFDFYTQLYQDVYRPLFPALQPYLQRLTRLSESPK
- a CDS encoding CBS domain-containing protein; translation: MKQELVKDWMTREVVAVAPDMKMTEAHRLMADSKIRRLPVVKNDHLVGIVARSDIRGAEPSEASSLNIWEMNYLISKLKVKDVMTHQPITIAVDATIAEAAQLMLEKKISALPVIEGHKVVGIITESDIFRMVVQAWDKIEP
- the hypF gene encoding carbamoyltransferase HypF, giving the protein MARRRLQVSGVVQGVGFRPFLHNLAQQLDVSGWVRNTSIGVEMEVQGPAAKLDRFVSRLQQDAPPLARILELETTPLPVIIEQRPGLEIRPSQSRSGRTLVSPDVATCNECRRELFDPADRRYRYAFTNCTHCGPRFTIITNLPYDRPFTTMAAFPLCPNCAREYQNPADRRFHAQPVACPECGPVVWYTQVNQTPALTVDTPLGDAAVKAAVSCMENNGVVALKGLGGFHLTCRADNSLAVGRLRTNKHRPAKPLAVMMRSLAEVTDYCHAGPAEQALLAAPEAPIVLLRKRTDSAAKQLAPEIAPQNGYIGVMLPYTPLHHLLLQAAAAPLVMTSGNRQGEPLCIDNVEANEGLSSYCDGFLFHNRPIARRCDDSVMFIASLNHQTLIQPLRRSRGLAPLPVLLPKAVILEVPLLAAGADLKNVPALAVERQVFLTQHIGDLESLKAREEYVRAIADFEQFFHIQPQAIVCDLHPDYASSRYARRRAKDEGLPLLEVQHHHAHLAACLAENDCAGPAIGLCFDGTGYGLDGHIWGSEVLLADLRNFRRFYHLEYLPLPGGDAATRRPYRIAWAYLRTLLPDLDVSLFFPAVPEWEWSTLEAMLAQGLHTPFTSSMGRLFDAVSALLGLCWEATHEAQAAIALEEAALNSDFTGPAYTFTLADGQIRLGSLFAQIIEDRQNGVLVPNIARRFHQTIAELAVTAAKAVRDYTEAEKRLVNQVALSGGVWQNRLLLEMAVPLLQQADFEVLLHHTVPANDGGLAYGQAAVSAARLRDES
- a CDS encoding NUDIX domain-containing protein gives rise to the protein MKRAKLSVVAHVFLVRSDTFLLARRSNTGFEDGNYGPVGGHLEGGESIRQAAIRECREEIGVEIELASLKVIGVTHYHSLTGEGIDFFLSASHWTGEPYPRSECDDLIWGRFTKLPNNTIPFVRRAIEHHLQAGLWFDEIGWDRW
- a CDS encoding HypC/HybG/HupF family hydrogenase formation chaperone gives rise to the protein MCLGIPGQITKIWTDAASDLPMARVDFGGVGKEVCLSLEPDAQVGDYVLVHVGFAISRIDEEEAQQTLALLAQMGELAEELGETT
- the hypD gene encoding hydrogenase formation protein HypD, producing MKYLDEYRDAPVVRNVLAEIKRTVTRPWTLMEVCGGQTHSIIRHGLDQLLPEQIELVHGPGCPVCVTPLELIDKALVLAARPDVIFTSYGDMLRVPGTFVYAKTGTQANDLFSVKSQGGDVRIVYSPLDALKIARENPYKTVVFFAVGFETTAPANGMAVQQAAREGLDNFCVLVSHVTVPPAITAIMEAPETRVNGFLAAGHVCTIMGVGEYRPLAEKYRIPIVVTGFEPLDLAYGILNVVKQLEAGAYEVENAYARTAPNQGNLAAQKVINEVFEACDRAWRGIGVIPQSGYRLREKYVKFDAERRFPDVGAMQSIESDICRSGEVLQGLLKPDQCPAFGKQCTPLTPLGATMVSSEGACAAYYKYGRIQD
- the hypE gene encoding hydrogenase expression/formation protein HypE, whose amino-acid sequence is MTTINLTNFVCPLPLRRYPQIVMGHGSGGQMMNELIEHLFAPVFAGAGQPVPLSDAAVLELPDILANGSRLAFSADSFVVSPAIFPGGDIGSLAVHGTVNDLAMMGAQPLYLSASFILEEGLSLETLGQIVQSMAAAAQIAGVRIVTGDTKVVERGHGDGLYINTNGVGILPPGINPTPGRVTPGDVLLVNGPLGDHGIAIMSLRAGLQFETQIVSDSAPLNGLAAEMLKACPDLHAMRDLTRGGLAAAANELARDANVGLEIEETAVPVQLAVAGACEMLGLDPLHVANEGKLLAIVPAGSAEVVLAAMHNHPLGQQAALIGRVTETHPGVVVGRTAIGGQRVIDLPAGELLPRIC